The following are from one region of the Salvia hispanica cultivar TCC Black 2014 chromosome 1, UniMelb_Shisp_WGS_1.0, whole genome shotgun sequence genome:
- the LOC125209533 gene encoding uncharacterized methyltransferase At1g78140, chloroplastic-like: MEKLMARDAAGSDLLSALRPSRLNLNLVRCCFQVVKSSPLIPARIRSRLFTNKVRASSATAIPTKPEPIIDESSLNIRKDILACPICYERVSWNGGVDLSLEAVARSTLECSCCRKSYTGKDSHLDLTVTGGNKVYGEPMAASTELFRFPLVSFLYERGWRQSFTVWGGFPGPEQEFELIKEYLKPVLGGTIVDASCGSGMFSRLFVKSGLFSLVVALDYSESMLRQCYDFIKQEDNFPQEKLVLVRADISRLPFASGSIEAVHAGAALHCWPSPSAAVAEISRVLKPGGMFVATTYIMDGLFSYFPLSRPVRQGVAQLSGSHVFLSEKELEDLCASCGLINFTCTRNRLFVMITATKPV, from the exons ATGGAGAAATTGATGGCGAGAGACGCAGCCGGCAGCGACCTCCTCTCCGCATTGCGGCCGAGTCGACTCAATCTCAACCTCGTTCGCTGCTGCTTTCAGGTCGTAAAGTCGTCTCCGTTAATCCCCGCCAGAATTCGCTCCCGGCTTTTCACCAATAAAGTGCGAGCTTCTTCGGCTACCGCCATCCCTACAAAGCCC GAACCTATTATTGATGAGTCCAGTTTGAATATTCGGAAAGATATTCTAGCTTGTCCCATTTGCTATGAGAGGGTTTCTTGGAATGGAGGCGTTGATCTATCTTT GGAGGCTGTAGCTCGTTCAACTCTGGAGTGCAGCTGTTGCAGGAAATCCTACACTGGAAAGGATTCTCATCTAGATCTGACAGTAACAGGTGGTAACAAGGTGTATGGCGAACCTATGGCTGCGTCTACTGAGCTTTTCAG gTTTCCTTTGGTATCATTCCTCTATGAACGAGGTTGGAGGCAAAGTTTTACAGTGTGGGGCGGTTTTCCTGGTCCGGAACAGGAG TTTGAATTGATAAAGGAGTACCTCAAACCAGTCTTAGGGGGAACTATTGTTGATGCGAGTTGTGGAAGTGGTATGTTTTCACGGCTTTTTGTGAAAAGTGGACTGTTTTCCCTTGTTGTTGCTTTGGACTACTCTGAGTCAATGTTACGTCAGTGTTATGACTTCATTAAGCAGGAGGATAACTTCCCTCAAGA GAAATTAGTTCTCGTTAGAGCTGATATCTCAAGGCTTCCATTTGCATCGGGTAGTATAGAAGCTGTTCATGCTGGTGCTGCATTGCACTGCTGGCCTTCACCATCTGCAGCA GTAGCAGAAATAAGTCGTGTGCTGAAACCCGGAGGCATGTTCGTTGCTACCACTTACATCATGGATGGTCTCTTCTCTTACTTCCCACTAAGCAGACCTGTGCGACAG GGTGTGGCGCAGCTTTCGGGCAGCCACGTGTTTTTATCCGAGAAGGAACTCGAAGATCTATGCGCATCTTGTGGGCTTATCAACTTCACGTGCACGAGAAATAGGCTCTTCGTGATGATCACAGCCACGAAACCTGTGTAA
- the LOC125186457 gene encoding probable glucan 1,3-beta-glucosidase A, which translates to MNTKSLFIFSITCFCILSTSNGRTGPNDGLPVRAVNLGGWLVTEGWIKPSLFDAIPNKDLLDGSGVHLKSVTVGKYLCAETGGGSIIVANRSSVSTWEAFSLWRINETTFNLRVFNRQFVGLDSHGNGVDIVAIANAPSQIQTFHVDRNPNDLNRVRIRASNGFYLQVKSEELVSADYEGNDGWGDDNPSVFILSTNGGLQGEYQITNGYGPLLAPLVMKEHWNTYIVEDDFKFIKENGFNAVRIPVGWWIASDPNPPKPYVGGSLQALDNAFSWAEKYRIKVIIDLHAAPGSQNGWEHSASRDRSLEWGQTDENIQQTVDVIEFLTARYAKSPSLFAMELINEPLSPGVSLDSLTKYYRAGLEAVRRHSQTAYVVLADRLGPHEPRELLDFAKGFTKVAIDVHHYNLFSPMFDNLSAQQNIDYVNINRAQQLSHITDPNGPLVFVGEWTAAWRVKDASKEDYERYAAAQLRVFGQAQFGWAYWTLKNVKEHWSLEWVIKNGIIKL; encoded by the exons ATGAACACTAAGTCGTTATTCATCTTCTCCATCACATGCTTTTGCATACTTTCTACCTCCAACGGGAGGACAGGTCCCAACGACGGTCTTCCCGTTCGAGCGGTGAATCTTGGTGGGTGGCTTGTTACAGAAGGCTGGATTAAACCTTCCCTTTTCGACGCCATCCCCAACAAAGATCTATTG GATGGAAGTGGTGTGCACTTGAAATCTGTGACTGTGGGGAAGTATTTGTGCGCCGAAACAGGAGGAGGATCAATTATTGTTGCAAACAGAAGCTCTGTCTCTACATGGGAAGCCTTCAGC TTATGGAGGATCAACGAGACGACTTTCAACTTGAGAGTTTTCAACAGACAATTTGTGGGATTAGACAGCCATGGAAATGGAGTTGACATTGTTGCTATAGCAAATGCACCTTCTCAAATTCAGACATTTCATGTTGATAGAAATCCCAATGATTTGAACCGTGTTCGAATTAGAGCCTCCAACGGCTTCTATCTTCAG GTGAAGAGTGAGGAATTAGTAAGTGCAGATTATGAAGGAAATGATGGATGGGGAGACGATAATCCATCAGTCTTCATATTGTCAACAAATGGAGGATTGCAAGGTGAATATCAAATCACTAATGGCTATGGTCCTCTCCTCGCCCCACTAGTTATGAAG GAACACTGGAACACATATATAGTAGAAGatgatttcaaattcataaaagaGAATGGATTTAACGCAGTGAGAATCCCAGTAGGATGGTGGATTGCTAGTGACCCCAATCCGCCTAAACCTTACGTCGGTGGATCATTGCAAGCTCTTGACAATGCCTTCTCGTGGGCCGA AAAATACAGAATCAAGGTGATAATCGATCTTCATGCTGCACCGGGCTCCCAGAATGGCTGGGAGCACAGTGCCTCTAGAGACAGATCACTAGAATGGGGACAAACGGATGAGAACATCCAACAAACCGTCGATGTCATAGAATTTCTAACTGCTCG GTATGCAAAGAGCCCGAGCCTATTTGCAATGGAGTTGATCAACGAGCCTCTTTCACCGGGAGTGTCTCTGGACAGTCTTACCAAGTATTATAGAGCTGGTCTGGAAGCTGTACGGCGCCATTCGCAGACTGCCTACGTCGTGCTGGCCGACAGATTAGGACCTCATGAACCTAGAGAGCTACTGGATTTTGCTAAAGGATTTACCAAAGTGGCCATCGACGTGCATCACTACAATCTCTTCTCCCCTATGTTCGACAACCTAAGTGCTCAACAGAACATCGATTATGTAAACATTAATCGGGCCCAACAATTGAGCCACATCACCGACCCAAACGGCCCTCTTGTTTTCGTCGGGGAATGGACGGCGGCGTGGCGAGTTAAGGATGCGAGCAAGGAGGATTACGAGAGGTATGCGGCGGCGCAGCTGAGGGTGTTCGGGCAGGCACAGTTTGGGTGGGCTTATTGGACTCTCAAAAATGTGAAAGAGCATTGGAGTTTGGAGTGGGTGATTAAGAATGGGATCATTAAGCTTtga